From the Helicoverpa zea isolate HzStark_Cry1AcR chromosome 28, ilHelZeax1.1, whole genome shotgun sequence genome, one window contains:
- the LOC124643875 gene encoding fatty acyl-CoA reductase wat-like — protein METEAMDPAQEFVAKVHARQKPVLEAIARWDSPVQQFYENTTVFITGGSGFLGKQLIEKLFRATKISKILLLLRSKKGKPIEQRLLDMLQDPVFDAVKELHPNFAEKIIPVAGDVAEMKLGLSEKDWNMVADETDIFMHVAATTRFDEPLKIATLINVRGAREALLLGKACKKLKSYVHVSTAYSYACENMINTEVLEDFYKSPIDPETLIQLAETVDEEKLNDISSGLIKNWPNTYSFGKAVAEETVRSMADGLPLCIVRPAIVIVAHKEPTPGWLDMSNVYGASGVVLGPGIGLMHTIMSDNDVNIGLVPVDYVNNAIIVSAYETYKKIQRGETKPKIYTVTTSTRNPTRWGWLVDFTEGYIAKHYPSPSAIAYAFAWGTNNPTVFWLYSWLLHFIPAYVIDAVCFVLGKERRFVKIYTKMFKMSIALSYFTVNDWRFIDDNTAALYDGLSTIDKTIFNFDVTQLQWTEYMVLWCLGLRKFIVKDGLKGSAYAVKKQFFFKILFCVLFPAYLFLLYKVFVFAISSLYLVLRLFF, from the exons ATGGAAACAGAAGCTATGGATCCAGCTCAAGAGTTTGTGGCGAAGGTCCACGCTCGACAGAAGCCGGTGCTTGAAGCTATCGCACGTTGGGACTCTCCTGTTCAGCAATTCTATGAGAACACTACTGTCTTCATCACAGGAGGCTCCGGCTTCCTCGGCAAGCAGCTCATTGAGAAACTCTTCAG AGCGACGAAGATATCAAAGATCCTGCTCTTGCTCAGAAGTAAAAAGGGAAAACCTATTGAACAGAGATTGTTGGACATGCTACAGGATCCC GTTTTTGATGCAGTAAAGGAATTGCACCCTAATTTCGCCGAGAAGATCATACCAGTAGCCGGAGATGTTGCTGAAATGAAACTTGGATTGAGCGAGAAGGACTGGAACATGGTTGCTGATGAG ACGGATATATTCATGCACGTGGCTGCGACCACGAGGTTTGACGAGCCCCTCAAAATAGCCACTTTGATCAACGTCCGCGGTGCCAGGGAGGCTCTCCTACTCGGCAAGGCTTGCAAGAAACTAAA ATCATACGTCCACGTCTCGACGGCATATTCCTACGCCTGCGAGAACATGATCAACACAGAAGTGCTGGAGGACTTCTACAAGAGCCCCATAGACCCGGAGACGCTCATCCAGCTCGCTGAGACTGTTGATGAGGAGAAACTTAATGATATTAGTAGTGG ATTAATCAAAAATTGGCCAAACACCTACTCCTTCGGGAAGGCTGTTGCTGAGGAAACTGTCAGGTCCATGGCGGACGGTCTGCCTCTGTGTATTGTCAGACCTGCTATAG TAATTGTAGCACACAAGGAACCCACTCCTGGTTGGTTGGACATGTCCAATGTTTACGGCGCCAGTGGT GTAGTCCTAGGCCCCGGTATAGGCCTGATGCACACAATTATGTCCGACAATGACGTGAACATAGGCCTAGTTCCAGTGGACTATGTAAACAATGCTATCATTGTGTCGGCGTATGAAACCTATAAGAAAATCCAGAGAGGAGAGACCAAGCCTAAGATTTATACCGTTACTACATCCACGAGAAATCCGACGAGATGGG GTTGGCTGGTAGACTTCACGGAAGGTTATATAGCGAAACATTATCCCAGCCCATCGGCTATAGCGTATGCCTTTGCTTGGGGAACCAATAATCCTACCGTATTCTGGTTATATTCCTGGTTATTGCATTTTATACCAGCGTATGTCATTGATGCGGTATGCTTTGTATTGGGGAAAGAGAGGAG ATTCGTAAAAATCTACACGAAAATGTTCAAAATGTCTATTGCTCTATCCTACTTCACTGTCAACGATTGGCGGTTTATCGACGACAATACCGCAGCACTATACGACGGTTTATCGACTATCGATAAAACTATATTCAACTTCGACGTCACTCAGCTACAGTGGACCGAATACATGGTGCTATGGTGTTTAGGACTGAGAAAGTTTATAGTTAAAGACGGACTGAAAGGTTCAGCTTACGCCGTTAAAAAGCAGTtctttttcaagattttgttctGCGTTCTCTTTCCTGCTTATTTGTTCTTATTGTATAAAGTATTCGTTTTCGCTATTTCtagtttgtatttagttttaaggttatttttttgA
- the LOC124643803 gene encoding NADH-ubiquinone oxidoreductase 49 kDa subunit isoform X1, translating to MASLINVLLRKSQNLGQTVALTKNLPALYNVNSQRKAHRWMPDEEYVKQFEGAVMYPDEVTSLLKHPPYNGIITPGEKQVRNMVLNFGPQHPAAHGVLRLVLELDGETVRAADPHIGLLHRGTEKLIEYKTYTQALPYFDRLDYVSMMCNEQCYSLAVEKLLNIDIPLRAKYIRTLFAEITRILNHIMAVGTHALDVGALTPFFWLFEEREKMMEFYERVSGARMHAAYIRPGGVSLDMPLGLMDDIYEFAAKFAERLDEVEDVLTTNRIWVQRTKDIGVVTAQDALNYGFSGVMLRGSGIKWDLRKSQPYDAYHLVDFDVPIGTNGDCYDRYLCRVEEMRQSLRIIDQCLNNMPPGEIKTDDAKLTPPSREEMKTSMEALIHHFKLFTQGYQVPPGSTYTAVEAPKGEFGIYLVSDGGSKPYRCKIKAPGFAHLAALEKIGKNSMLADIVAIIGTLDVVFGEIDR from the exons ATGGCCTCTTTAATCAATGTTTTGCTGCGAAAATCGCAAAATTTGGGCCAAACCGTAGCCCTTACAAAGAATTTGCCTGCACTTTACAATGTGAA TAGCCAGCGTAAGGCCCACAGATGGATGCCGGATGAGGAGTACGTGAAGCAGTTTGAGGGAGCCGTCATGTACCCTGATGAGGTCACCTCCTTGTTGAAACATCCTCCTTACAATG GTATTATCACTCCTGGTGAGAAGCAAGTCCGCAACATGGTGCTGAACTTCGGACCACAGCACCCCGCTGCCCACGGAGTGCTGCGTCTCGTACTTGAGTTGGACGGAGAG ACAGTCCGTGCCGCAGACCCCCACATCGGACTCCTTCACCGAGGCACAGAGAAACTCATAGAATACAAGACCTACACCCAGGCGTTGCCATACTTCGACCGGCTGGACTATGTCTCCATGATGTGCAACGAGCAGTGCTACAGCCTGGCAGTCGAGAAACTGCTCAACATCGATATTCCTCTGCGGGCCAAGTATATTAGAA CTCTATTCGCGGAAATAACCCGCATTCTAAACCACATCATGGCGGTGGGTACTCACGCCCTGGACGTGGGAGCCCTGACTCCGTTCTTCTGGCTGTTCGAGGAGAGGGAGAAAATGATGGAGTTCTACGAGAGAGTTAGTGGTGCTAGGATGCATGCTGCTTATATTAGGCCTGGAGGAGTTTCTCTT gACATGCCGCTAGGTCTAATGGACGATATATACGAGTTTGCAGCTAAATTCGCTGAGCGTTTAGACGAGGTGGAAGACGTTCTGACCACCAACAGGATCTGGGTGCAGCGCACCAAGGATATTGGCGTTGTCACTGCTCAGGACGCTCTAAACTATGGATTCAG CGGTGTAATGCTCCGCGGTTCCGGCATTAAGTGGGACTTGCGCAAGAGTCAGCCGTACGACGCCTACCATCTCGTCGACTTCGATGTGCCCATCGGTACTAACGGAGATTGTTATGACAG ATACCTGTGCCGAGTCGAGGAGATGCGTCAGTCGCTGCGCATCATCGACCAGTGCCTCAACAACATGCCGCCCGGGGAGATCAAGACCGACGACGCCAAGCTTACCCCACCCTCTCGCGAGGAGATGAAG ACATCAATGGAGGCCCTGATCCACCACTTCAAGCTATTCACCCAGGGCTACCAGGTCCCGCCCGGCTCCACATACACGGCGGTCGAAGCGCCTAAAGGAGAGTTCGGCATCTATCTCGTCTCTGATGGCGGCTCTAAGCCTTATAG GTGCAAGATCAAGGCCCCCGGCTTCGCTCACCTCGCGGCATTAGAGAAAATCGGCAAGAACTCCATGTTGGCTGACATCGTAGCTATTATCGGAACATTGGACGTCGTGTTCGGTGAAATCGACCGATAA
- the LOC124643803 gene encoding NADH-ubiquinone oxidoreductase 49 kDa subunit isoform X2: MASLINVLLRKSQNLGQTVALTKNLPALYNVNSQRKAHRWMPDEEYVKQFEGAVMYPDEVTSLLKHPPYNGIITPGEKQVRNMVLNFGPQHPAAHGVLRLVLELDGETVRAADPHIGLLHRGTEKLIEYKTYTQALPYFDRLDYVSMMCNEQCYSLAVEKLLNIDIPLRTKYIRTLFAEITRILNHIMAVGTHALDVGALTPFFWLFEEREKMMEFYERVSGARMHAAYIRPGGVSLDMPLGLMDDIYEFAAKFAERLDEVEDVLTTNRIWVQRTKDIGVVTAQDALNYGFSGVMLRGSGIKWDLRKSQPYDAYHLVDFDVPIGTNGDCYDRYLCRVEEMRQSLRIIDQCLNNMPPGEIKTDDAKLTPPSREEMKTSMEALIHHFKLFTQGYQVPPGSTYTAVEAPKGEFGIYLVSDGGSKPYRCKIKAPGFAHLAALEKIGKNSMLADIVAIIGTLDVVFGEIDR, encoded by the exons ATGGCCTCTTTAATCAATGTTTTGCTGCGAAAATCGCAAAATTTGGGCCAAACCGTAGCCCTTACAAAGAATTTGCCTGCACTTTACAATGTGAA TAGCCAGCGTAAGGCCCACAGATGGATGCCGGATGAGGAGTACGTGAAGCAGTTTGAGGGAGCCGTCATGTACCCTGATGAGGTCACCTCCTTGTTGAAACATCCTCCTTACAATG GTATTATCACTCCTGGTGAGAAGCAAGTCCGCAACATGGTGCTGAACTTCGGACCACAGCACCCCGCTGCCCACGGAGTGCTGCGTCTCGTACTTGAGTTGGACGGAGAG ACAGTCCGTGCCGCAGACCCCCACATCGGACTCCTTCACCGAGGCACAGAGAAACTCATAGAATACAAGACCTACACCCAGGCGTTGCCATACTTCGACCGGCTGGACTAT GTCTCCATGATGTGCAACGAGCAGTGCTACAGCCTGGCAGTCGAGAAACTGCTCAACATCGATATTCCTCTGCGGACCAAGTATATTAGAA CTCTATTCGCGGAAATAACCCGCATTCTAAACCACATCATGGCGGTGGGTACTCACGCCCTGGACGTGGGAGCCCTGACTCCGTTCTTCTGGCTGTTCGAGGAGAGGGAGAAAATGATGGAGTTCTACGAGAGAGTTAGTGGTGCTAGGATGCATGCTGCTTATATTAGGCCTGGAGGAGTTTCTCTT gACATGCCGCTAGGTCTAATGGACGATATATACGAGTTTGCAGCTAAATTCGCTGAGCGTTTAGACGAGGTGGAAGACGTTCTGACCACCAACAGGATCTGGGTGCAGCGCACCAAGGATATTGGCGTTGTCACTGCTCAGGACGCTCTAAACTATGGATTCAG CGGTGTAATGCTCCGCGGTTCCGGCATTAAGTGGGACTTGCGCAAGAGTCAGCCGTACGACGCCTACCATCTCGTCGACTTCGATGTGCCCATCGGTACTAACGGAGATTGTTATGACAG ATACCTGTGCCGAGTCGAGGAGATGCGTCAGTCGCTGCGCATCATCGACCAGTGCCTCAACAACATGCCGCCCGGGGAGATCAAGACCGACGACGCCAAGCTTACCCCACCCTCTCGCGAGGAGATGAAG ACATCAATGGAGGCCCTGATCCACCACTTCAAGCTATTCACCCAGGGCTACCAGGTCCCGCCCGGCTCCACATACACGGCGGTCGAAGCGCCTAAAGGAGAGTTCGGCATCTATCTCGTCTCTGATGGCGGCTCTAAGCCTTATAG GTGCAAGATCAAGGCCCCCGGCTTCGCTCACCTCGCGGCATTAGAGAAAATCGGCAAGAACTCCATGTTGGCTGACATCGTAGCTATTATCGGAACATTGGACGTCGTGTTCGGTGAAATCGACCGATAA
- the LOC124643863 gene encoding uncharacterized protein LOC124643863, with protein MPRINKVLNSQAKKLVYHVNCYMRKEAEQGTRNLKQVQKRTAEATNTSVATVKRILKESNEFLYVFRTPGKKRPRAKPVTGVDNFDQGVIKRCIHNFHITERELPNVAKLRRKLQQDIHFQGSERSLGRIIKSLGFKFKNTENNKQVLIESSNIRLKRIEYLKRMSQYRHEGRPIVYTDESYVDPSHLTPKGSDESPKGIKKPIPKGQRVIIIHAASETGFIPNALLTFKEVIKTGDYRDNINFDTYEKWLRTQLIPNLPSNSVVVVDNAPYHNEQYDPAPTSDAKKSELQAWLTDKGIEFSEDMLKPELYNLVKSNKDKYKKFSVDRLLAEYNHEVIHLPPYHPDLNPIEMAWAAIKEYISRYNVTCPTKGVTELIKETVELMGASEWSMFCEKVRSIEEEYKRSDYVIDSLTEELIIRVNDDSDSDGDFSDSDDDDSDDNGNPIASTY; from the coding sequence ATGCCAAgaataaacaaagttttaaataGTCAAGCCAAAAAACTGGTTTACCATGTAAACTGTTATATGAGAAAAGAGGCTGAACAAGGAACCAGAAATTTAAAACAAGTTCAAAAAAGAACAGCGGAGGCTACGAACACATCTGTTGCAACTGTGAAGCGAATTCTGAAAGAAAGTAATGAGTTTCTTTACGTATTTAGAACACCAGGAAAAAAACGACCAAGAGCAAAACCTGTCACAGGTGTTGATAATTTTGACCAGGGAGTAATAAAAAGGTGTATACACAATTTTCATATCACGGAAAGAGAATTGCCCAATGTAGCAAAATTGCGAAGAAAACTGCAGCAAGATATACATTTTCAAGGCTCTGAACGAAGTTTGGGGAGAATTATAAAAAGTTTAGGCTTCAAGTTCAAGAATACGGAAAATAATAAGCAGGTCCTCATAGAGTCCTCaaatattcgattaaaaagAATTGAATATTTGAAAAGAATGAGCCAGTATAGACATGAAGGAAGGCCTATAGTGTATACGGATGAATCATATGTAGATCCCTCTCACTTGACTCCCAAAGGGTCAGATGAGTCACCTAAAGGTATTAAAAAACCTATTCCAAAAGGACAGCGGGTAATCATCATTCATGCCGCGTCCGAAACAGGTTTTATTCCAAACGCATTACTTACATTTAAAGAAGTTATTAAGACAGGCGACTACCGCgacaatattaattttgataccTATGAGAAATGGCTGCGAACTCAATTAATACCTAATCTGCCAAGTAATTCCGTCGTGGTAGTTGACAACGCTCCCTACCATAATGAACAGTACGACCCGGCACCAACATCAGATGCGAAAAAATCAGAACTTCAGGCCTGGTTAACGGACAAAGGCATTGAATTTAGTGAGGATATGTTGAAACCTGAGCTTTACAACCTTGTAAAATCTAACAAGGACAAGTACAAGAAATTCAGCGTAGACAGATTATTGGCAGAATATAACCATGAAGTAATTCATCTACCTCCGTATCACCCAGATCTGAACCCTATTGAGATGGCATGGGCTGCGATTAAAGAGTACATATCCAGATACAACGTTACTTGTCCCACCAAAGGAGTGACTGAATTAATTAAGGAAACTGTAGAATTAATGGGTGCAAGCGAGTGGAGTATGTTCTGCGAAAAAGTAAGAAGTATTGAAGAGGAGTACAAACGAAGTGATTATGTGATTGATAGTTTAACAGAGGAATTGATTATTCGAGTTAATGATGACTCTGATAGTGATGGTGACTTTAGTGATAGCGATGACGACGATAGTGATGATAATGGAAATCCAATTGCCAGTACCTACTAG